The genomic DNA ACCACCGCCAACCTGAGCTTCAACGCCTACGGAACTATCCGCTCCGGCTCGACGGGCGCCCTGGTCGACGCCGCCCAGTGCCTCCTGAAGGCCGCGGGACACGACCCCGGCGGCGCCACCCCGACCGGTACCTTCGACGCCGGCACCGTCACCGCCACGAAGGCGTTCCAGACCGCCAGGGGCCTGACCGCGGACGGCGTCATCGGCCCCCGCACCTGGACCGCGCTGCTGGCCCGCGGCACCACGCCCACCCTGCAGAACGGCTCCACCGGCGACGCCGTCACCCGGCTCCAGCGCGCCCTGACCGCCGCGCTCGGCCGCACCGTCGGCATCGACGGCATCTTCGGCCCCGGTACGCAGACGGCCGTACGCGACTACCAGACCAGCCGTGGGCTCGGCGTGGACGGCATCGTCGGCCCGGCGACCTGGGGCGCGCTGCAGGCAGGCAAGTGACCGGCGATTCCGTGGAGGAGAACGCGATGAAGAAAACGAAGAAACGGCAGCACAGACCGCTGTTCCGGCTGGCCGCGCTGGTCGCCACCGTGGCCGCCCTGCTCCTGGGCCTCGGCTCGCCGGCGTCCGCGTACCCCCAGGCCGCCTTCCCGACGCAGAGCAGCGGCAACAGGGGCACCGACGTCCTCGCGCTGCAGCACCTGCTGACCGGACAGGGCGTCTCGGTCTCGCCCGACGGGGTGTTCGGCCCCGCCACGAACACCGCGGTGCGCCAGCTCCAGAGCGCCAAGGGCCTCGGCGTCGACGGCATCGTAGGACCGCAGACCTGGGGCGCGCTGACCCCGACGATCCGCCAGGGCGACACCGGCGGTGCCGTCAGGGCCCTCCAGGCCGCACTCAATGCCAAGCGCGGCGCCGGGCTCACGGTCAGCGGCACCTTCGACGCCGCCACGACCGCGGCCGTACGGACCTTCCAGGGCCACGCGGGCATCGGCGTGGACGGCATCGTCGGCCCCGTCACCTGGAAGAACCTGCTCTGGCACTACGAGAACACCAGCTTCGGCAGCACCATGTGCGGCCAGAGCCCGGACGGCAACGCGAACGCCCACTGGGGCACCTCCGCCGCCGTCGCCCAACTGGAGGCCGCCGCGGCGTCCTTCGCCGGCACCGGCAACGGCAAGCTGCCGGTCGGCGACAGCGGGTTCGAGCACGGCGGCGACATCCCGGGCCACGCCAGCCACGAGCTGGGGCTCGACTTCGACGTCTGGCCGATCCGCACGGACTCGGCCCAGTGCACCGCCGGGCGGATCACCTGGCAGTCGGCCACGTACGACCGCGCGGCGACCCGTGAACTGGTCAAGGCCATCCGCGCCTCGGCCCCCGGGCACATCAAGCTGATCTTCTTCAACGATCCGCAGTTGATCTCCGAGGGCCTGGTCACGCAGTACGCCAACCACGACAACCACCTGCACGTGCGCTACTGCGAGGCGGTCCACGGGAACGCGCTCTACGACTGCTGAGCACCAAGCCGCCTGTCAGTGGCGGCTGCGAGGATCGGCGCATGAGTGCAGAAGTGACCGACGGCGCACCGCGAGAGCGCGTGGCCCGGCTGGAGCGGCCCGACCGCCACCGGGAGATCGTGGACGTGCACCTGCTGCTCCTCCGGCGCGCCCCCGCGCCGGAGGTGCTGCTGGCCCGCCGGGCCGGCACGGGCTACGCGGACGGCCTGCTCAACATGCCGAGCGGCCATCTGGAGGACGGCGAGGACGTACGGTCCGGGGTGCTGCGCGAGGCCGCCGAGGAGATCGGGCTCGTGCTCGCCCCGGAGCAGGTCGCGGTGGCGCTCGTCATGCAGCACAAGCCGCCGGCGGGCCGGTCCCGGATGGGGTGGTTCTTCGCCGCGGAACTGCCGCCCGGCGCGCGGGTGGTGAACGCGGAGCCGGACAAGTGCGCGGGGATCGGCTGGTATCCGCTGGACGCGCTGCCGGACGACCTGGTGGCGTCGTGCCGGGCGGGGCTTGAGGCGTACCGGGCGGGGGAGAGGTTCGTCGTGCACTGGCACGAGGCGGACGACCCCCTCGCGTACGACCCGGGGATACCGGACCGGGCCGTGGTGCTGCCGCAGACGGCGGGCCCGCCGTGACGCCGGGCGGGACGTGACGCCAGGCGGGGTCCTCAGAGGTCCTTGACGCAGCGCAGCTCGGTCAGGAACGGCTCGTAGCCGAACCAGCGGTTGATCGCGAGCATCGGCTCGTTGTCGCTGTCGTTGCCCGTGAACGCGTCGGTGTACCCGGCCGCCCGCGCCCGCCGCAGCGACTCGTGCTTGGCGAGCTTCGCCAGCCCCCGGCCGCGGAACGCCCGGCGGCTGCCGGTCATCCCGGACAGATAGCGCGCGCGCCCGTCGGTCTCCGCCAGGCTGAACGCCGCCACCTCGCCGTCGACCAGGGCGGCGATCGTCAGGTCGTGGTCGAGCAGCGGCTCGCGCCAGGTGTGGTCGAGCCAGTGCTCGTACGCCATGGCGTCGGCCGGCGTGTCGCTCGGCTCGTCCAGCGCCGCCTCCGCGTCCGCCTCGTACAGCGGCCGGGGGTCGTCGAAGTCCGCGAAGGCGCGCAGCTCCACGCCCGCGGCCGGCTCGCGCCGCGGCGGGAGCGCGGCGCGCAGGTCGAGGTGGAGGATCCGTCCGGTACGTCCCCGGCGGTAGCCGCGCCGCTCGGCGAAGCCCATGTCGCGCTCCGTGTCGTACACCCAGGTGTAGACGGTGGTCGCGCCCTGCGCCGCGAGATGCGCCTCGGCCGCCGCCACGAGCGCGCTGCCGGCGCCGCGGCCGGTGTGCCCGGGGTGCACGTGCGGCTGCGCGATGCCCTGCCCCGGGGTGCTGCTGTCGTACTGGACGAACGCCTCGCACTCGCCGACGATCTGCCCGCCGTCCTCGGCGACCAGCGCCCGCAGCCGCTTCTCCGGCGGGGCCGAGGCCACGCTCCAGCGGACCGACTCGGCGGTGGTGACGAGGAACGGCACCGCCGCCCGCTGCACCTCGGCGACGGCGTCGGCGTCCTCGGGACGGAAGTCGCGTACGAGCACACTCATGGCGCCGCACCGTACGGCGACGGGGGTGCCGCTGTCGTGCGAATTTCGCCCCGCGGACCACAATGAGTCCGTGACCATCCAGATTTTCGTCGACCAGCAGGCGCCCGAGGCACCGTACGAGCAGGTGCGCGCCCAGATCTCGGCCCAGGCCCGCGGTGGCGTGCTCCCGGCCGGCACCAAACTGCCCACCGTCCGGGGTCTCGCCGAGCAGTTGGGCCTCGCCCCGAACACCGTCGCCAAGGCGTACCGCGCGCTGGAGAGCGACGGGGTGATCGAGACCCGCGGCCGGCACGGCAGCTACGTGGCCGCCGCCGGCGACGCCGCGCAGCGCGAGGCGGCCGCGGCCGCACAGGTGTACGCGCAGCGGGCGCAGCGCCTCGGACTCGACCACGGAACCGCGCTGACCGCGGTGGAAGAGGCGCTGCGCGCCGCCTACGCCGGCGCGTAGGACCCCACCGGGCTCGGGACCCGGTCCGGGTCCTCGGGGGTACACGCCGAACCTGGGGCCTCGTCACCCGGGCCGGGCCGTTGTGCTCGCGGGGTACGGCGCCGGGCGGGCGGTCGGCGCGCAACGGCCCGGCCGACGAGGCCCACCAAGGGCCGAGCCGACGACGTACGCAGACCGCACCCGGAGCCGCCCGCGAACCGACCCGGCCCGGGAGGCCGTCGCGCGGCGCCGAGCGGATACCCCCGTACTCCGCCCGGCGCCGCGCCGCTTCGGTGCTGGGGCTTGGCTTGGTGCTGGTGACAAGCCTGCGGACCGGAGGGAACCGGCCGCAAGCGATCGCGGTGGAAACGGGAAACTGGAACGGGAATCCGGCCACCGACCAGCGCGGACAGGACTAGGGTGGAACGCGTCGGAACGGGGGCGGGACGTGAAAGACGCGGCGACGGAGAAATTCGCGGCGCTGTTGCGCGAGTTGAAGCAGCGCTCGGGGCGCAGCTACGGGTCGCTTGCGGCGCGCCTCCACGTGAGTACGTCGACCCTCCACCGCTACTGCAACGGCGACGCGGTTCCGTCGAGCTACGCCCCTGCGGAACGCTTCGCGCGCCTGTGCGGCGCGACCCCGGAAGAACTGGTCGAACTCCACCGCCGCTGGCACCGCGCCCACGGCACCCGCCGCGGGGCGACTCCGTCGTGGGCGGCGGGAGAGCCGACGCCGGGCACGGACCGCGGTGCGCCTGCGGCGGGCGCGGGTCGTGGAGGAGTGGACCGCCGGTCGCCTGGAGCACGGCCGGGTGCCCGGCGCGGGTCGGGTGCCGACCGGGGTACGACGCCGTCGTGGGTCTCGGATGGGCAGGAGGGCCGGAGCGGCCGGGCCGGGGACGGGAGTTCCGGCGCGGACCGCGGTACGACACCGCCGCGGACGGCGGATGCACCAGGAGGCCGGAACTCCGGTTCCACGACGCACGGCGGCGCGGTCGCGGGACCCAGCGAAGCGGTTGGCGGCTCCGCCGCGGCCGGGACGGCCTCAGCCGCACGCCCCTCCGCCTCCGGCGGCGCAGCCGCCCGGGGCGTCGGCGCCGATGAGGCGCCGGACTCGGACGCGCCGCCCGCCCTGCCCACCGCCTTCGGCGGTGCAGCCGCGCGGGGCGCCGACATAGGTGACGCGACGGGCTCCGCCGTCGAGCCGTCCGTCGTCGGGAGCGCTGGGGCGGCTGCCACACGCGGCGGCTCCGGCGCGCGTGGCTCGGCCGCCGACGGGCCTTCGGCTTCCTCCTCCCGTGGCTCTGCCGCCCGTGAGGGCGGCGCCGGTGACGCATCG from Streptomyces sp. CMB-StM0423 includes the following:
- a CDS encoding penicillin-insensitive murein endopeptidase, with the translated sequence MKKTKKRQHRPLFRLAALVATVAALLLGLGSPASAYPQAAFPTQSSGNRGTDVLALQHLLTGQGVSVSPDGVFGPATNTAVRQLQSAKGLGVDGIVGPQTWGALTPTIRQGDTGGAVRALQAALNAKRGAGLTVSGTFDAATTAAVRTFQGHAGIGVDGIVGPVTWKNLLWHYENTSFGSTMCGQSPDGNANAHWGTSAAVAQLEAAAASFAGTGNGKLPVGDSGFEHGGDIPGHASHELGLDFDVWPIRTDSAQCTAGRITWQSATYDRAATRELVKAIRASAPGHIKLIFFNDPQLISEGLVTQYANHDNHLHVRYCEAVHGNALYDC
- a CDS encoding GNAT family N-acetyltransferase gives rise to the protein MSVLVRDFRPEDADAVAEVQRAAVPFLVTTAESVRWSVASAPPEKRLRALVAEDGGQIVGECEAFVQYDSSTPGQGIAQPHVHPGHTGRGAGSALVAAAEAHLAAQGATTVYTWVYDTERDMGFAERRGYRRGRTGRILHLDLRAALPPRREPAAGVELRAFADFDDPRPLYEADAEAALDEPSDTPADAMAYEHWLDHTWREPLLDHDLTIAALVDGEVAAFSLAETDGRARYLSGMTGSRRAFRGRGLAKLAKHESLRRARAAGYTDAFTGNDSDNEPMLAINRWFGYEPFLTELRCVKDL
- a CDS encoding GntR family transcriptional regulator; amino-acid sequence: MTIQIFVDQQAPEAPYEQVRAQISAQARGGVLPAGTKLPTVRGLAEQLGLAPNTVAKAYRALESDGVIETRGRHGSYVAAAGDAAQREAAAAAQVYAQRAQRLGLDHGTALTAVEEALRAAYAGA